A genome region from Populus alba chromosome 5, ASM523922v2, whole genome shotgun sequence includes the following:
- the LOC118030003 gene encoding bZIP transcription factor 44 — MCQGKNIMASSSGVSSGSTAMLRNSSSEEDPQQIMDLRKRKRMISNRESARRSRMKKQKHLDDLTGQLGQLARENNEILTRMNAVSQLYMHIEAENSILRAQMAELSHRLGSLNEIIEYANFSDGLFEPEDAVASVSATSHQIGDGFFMNPWNNASFHVNQPIMDMVMY, encoded by the coding sequence ATGTGTCAAGGGAAGAATATAATGGCCTCTTCTAGTGGGGTATCTTCAGGGTCAACAGCCATGTTGAGGAACTCAAGTTCTGAAGAGGATCCGCAGCAAATTATGGACCTAAGGAAGCGTAAAAGGATGATATCCAATAGAGAATCTGCAAGAAGATCCAGAATGAAGAAACAGAAACACCTGGATGACCTCACGGGACAACTTGGTCAGCTCGCGAGGGAAAATAATGAGATCCTGACAAGGATGAATGCTGTCTCTCAGCTTTACATGCATATCGAAGCCGAGAACTCTATCCTCAGAGCCCAAATGGCTGAGCTTAGCCACAGATTGGGCTCTCTCAATGAAATTATTGAATATGCCAACTTTAGCGATGGTCTTTTTGAACCCGAGGATGCTGTTGCCTCTGTTTCTGCGACTAGTCATCAGATTGGTGATGGTTTTTTCATGAATCCATGGAATAATGCTAGTTTCCATGTGAATCAACCCATCATGGACATGGTTATGTATTGA